Below is a window of Sporosarcina ureae DNA.
GTGGAGTTTTGTATCAGTAATTTGGCCAATGGTTCCTACCCTGTATTTGAGGCGTTGGAGCGTGATCCGAACGTTGACGTGTTGGAATATGGTTGTTTGAGCTATTGTACGAAGTGTAGTGATACGTTGTATGCGCTAGTTAATGGTGAACTTGTCGAAGCGGATACTGCGGATGAATTGACGAAGCGTATTTATCAGTTCATTGAGGAGAATCCACTTTTTTAATACAAATAGAATGCTTGAGACGTTTGGGAAGTGTAGTGCTTCTTGGGCGTCTTTTTTCAATCCCTGATAGATGATGGAATTAAGGAGTAAATTGGTGAGTACGATAAGGTCAAAAGCAAGAGCTTAGGAATAGTGAGTGAGTTTGAGAGTGGTTCGGGATGGAAGCTCCAGCGTCCAGCTTTCGCTCATAGAATCCGTTTGAGCGCTCATAGAACACTTTTTGTGCTCTATAGCACACACTATCCGCTCTATCAGACGCCACGAGTGCTCATAGATTCATCTAAGTGATCATAGAACCTGGATAACCGCTCATAGCCTCGCAAGCTCAACATTAATCACAACCATAACTTCAATGCACAACAAAAAGTATCAACCACTCGCATTGCAAGGGATTGGAGCGAAAGCCGTAGCGAAGGACGGCTTTTGCGAGTAAAAGCGAAGCGTTAGGAGCACATATTTGCACTAAATCCCCACCCCCAACACCTTACCAGCTACTCATTTGCGCATTAAAAAAGTTACCCAGGGAGTCTATGTACCAAGACTCCCGGATAACTTTTTAGTTAATTGGCCAATCTGCAAGTGAGTTCAGTAGATACGTGGGTTGCTGTGCTTTTTCTAGCACTTCTTCCATTGGTGTGACCCCTGTCGCAACGTACGCCGTGTCGATACCGTAGCGGATGCCCGCCATGATGTCTGTATCGTAGTTGTCGCCTATGAGGATCATATCTTCTTTCTTGTACATCCCCTGCTGCTGGATGAACTCCAGCATATGCGGCTCGGGCTTTCCTACGATGAGTGGCTTTGTTTCAGTTGCTGCTTCCATCATTTTTAAGAACGAACCGTTACCTGGTACGAGTCCCTTTTCGGTCGGGAATTTGACATCTTGATTGGTGCCTAAGAAATGTGCACCGCTACGTATCGCCAGACAGGCATCCGCGAGTTTGCCGTATGTAATCTGGCGGTCAAGTCCCATTAAGACGACATCGGGATTCGTCGTGGTAATGTTGATGTGCTCGATTTCTAGCGCTTCTCGCAATCCTGCTTCACCAATCATCATCACGTTAGCGCCTGCGTAATGTAGGGCACAGTAACGCGCCAGTGCAGTCGCTGAATTCATGATGTAATCGACTTCTGTCTGTACCCCAAAACTCGCTAGTTTCT
It encodes the following:
- a CDS encoding YuzB family protein, translated to MNPIVEFCISNLANGSYPVFEALERDPNVDVLEYGCLSYCTKCSDTLYALVNGELVEADTADELTKRIYQFIEENPLF
- a CDS encoding TIGR01457 family HAD-type hydrolase; the protein is MMKQYKAYCFDLDGTMYRGTEPIQEAVDFVATCQAQGKDTYFITNNAALTRTAQQEKLASFGVQTEVDYIMNSATALARYCALHYAGANVMMIGEAGLREALEIEHINITTTNPDVVLMGLDRQITYGKLADACLAIRSGAHFLGTNQDVKFPTEKGLVPGNGSFLKMMEAATETKPLIVGKPEPHMLEFIQQQGMYKKEDMILIGDNYDTDIMAGIRYGIDTAYVATGVTPMEEVLEKAQQPTYLLNSLADWPIN